The DNA window TCTGTATTTTCAGCAAGCTGGAGAGGTCAGTCAGTTGGATGCAGAAATTACCAGTCTGAAGTGAGCTCTATACATAGTGACTTATATGCGGTCACATAAAAACCAACATAAACATAATTCATCGGATTGATTCCAGCATATGACTGACGCCATCTCCTATCTTAATTCATACAACATATTCTGGGCGTTCTGCCAGATGGTCCTAAGGAAAGGGTCATTACTCCCTCATATCTTTACCCAGCACTGGCAGGAACCATGGATTGCTTATGACACAAAGacaaaattaacattttcaaTGCTATCTCATCACTACATATAATGATCCTGGTTTACTGTCCCTCCTATTAGAATCATGGTTTTACACACTGCACAACTATACAAATGGAATAGTCTTCTTCCTTTACAAGTGACAGTACAGACACAGTATCATAATATTTCtgagaaaaaaatctgaacacaAAGCATGCATGATATTAAAAAAGCTATGTAATATATGATTGTTTGTACAAAAAAAATCTTATTACAACAAACATATACACGCATCGACCTAAATACAGTGAAACTGTGAAGAGGAAGACATCTATGATAATGTGACCTGAGGCTGTATCATGGACCTAGCACAATCTCTCATAGTCAAATACATTCAAAAgacacacgcatgcgcacacacacacacacacacacacacacacacacacacacacacacacacacacacacacacacacacacacacacacacacaaactgaatcTCTTGATCAAATCCATGTAAAAACAGAGAGAGCTAGTTActcctctgtgtcagtgataCACAGTGCAACATTTTAACTAAAAGTTTCAGTGTAACAAAATCCTACCTTGCCAATAGCATACTATGGACACAATAAGGCCCTCAGTAATGCACTACAAATATGAGCCCACTTACTGTGCAACTATAGATTTTTTTCTCAAGTACTTGAAAACCAATACCCTTCAAGTTTAAATTTACAGTATGGTGCTGAAACAAAAGGGCGTTGGTTTGTCATCTCAAGTTTGAAGTGAATGAATAAAAACTGAATAATTTAAACTGTTGTGAAATAATTAACAGTTGTCAACCTAGCCATTTGGGattatatgtacagtatctagGTCTTAACAGCCTCTACCATACGTCACACAAACCTTCACACTATAAAGCTGAACAACGAAACTAAATAGAAATACGCAGGGGAGGAAAAGCCAAGAAGTAACATTAAAGCACACATTTCTTCATGTTGGAGTCTTTCTAGGAGATTCCTCTCCTAGTTTTTGTGTCAGACAGCAAACGAACACGCTAATGTTCAGGATAGCGAtacctctcctcttcttttcctTCATTTTTTTCGGCCCTCCATTCAATCAGGCAGGTGAAGAAATCTCTCTCAGACGTAGTCCTTCCTGACATATCCCGCTGCGCCCCCGCTGTGAGGGGCGGAGTAGGCCATGCCGGGGGGCTTGTACCTCTTCTCCTCCCTGGGGGGGCAGGAGCTGCACAGCATGGCCCCTCCGATCAGTAGCAGGGCTGCAGCCCCCCAGCCAATGTAGAGAGAGGCCCCCAGCTCCCTCTTCTGTGCGTTGATCAGCAGGGGGTTGTAGAAGTCTTGGATGATGGTGCTGGCCGACCAGGAGACAGGGATGAGAACTAGGATCCCGGCCAGGATGAAGAAAATTCCGGAGATGATCATGACTTTAGCTTTGGAGGGTTCATCATCGATGCAGTTGGTGCACTTGGCTCCGACGATGGAGACCATCACCCCTAGAATCCCCAGGATGATTGCGATGATTGTCATGGCTCTGGCGGCCTGCAGGTCCTGGGGCAAGGCCAGGAGGGAGTCGTAGACCTTACACTGCATCTGGCCCGTACTCTGGGTCACACAGTTAATCCACAGgccttcccatatggtctgggaTGTGATAATGTTGGCTCCGATATAGGCCGTCACCTTCCACAATGGCAAAGCACAGACCACGATGCCCAGGATGAATCCTATGACGCCCAGGGCAATCCCCACAATCTCCATACCCATCGACATGCTGGCTCCCTGGACTGGCTCTCTCCAACACCTGCCCTTCCTGGAGGAACGAGGAAGTGACTTAACTAAGAAGTTCTTTGAACCTGCTGAGATTCTCAACTTCCAGAATCCAGCGCACAAATTCTAGAACTAACAGAGGATTCAGTCAAGCTGAGATTCTAATCAAAGCAGAAGATTCTGTTCCAAATCTTTGTGGTTCTTTGTGTTCAGTGTTCTTCCTtgtactctctcgctctctcgctctctcgctctctctttctcgctctgtgtgtgggggtgtgatgTAGCTAAGTGATGCTGCCACATAATCAGAGATCCTTTATACCCCAGGGTAGgcaggagagaaggaagggagcaGTCACCTGGTGATGATGTCTCCGTATGGTAGAACAGGTGTCTTCAAGCTCTTCACAAAAAcaatgccctgaccatagaggcTACTGAGAgaagtggatggatggaggaggtggaggagggaggagaagcatgagagatgagaagagaagtgagggagggagggagggagggagggagggagggagggagggagggagggagggagggagggagggagggagggagccagagGGGAGGGTTTCACCTGTAACTTGACTGTTCCTTACAGGAACATAAGGACAATGACAATTACCCTGGCCTTGCCTGCTCTCTTTTTTCATGCCTTTCAGAAGAAACAATGCCCTCTAAATGTTGGGGAAAAGTATGCTAAATCATGTCTTCTGACTGGATTTGCACTGTATATTTGAGGTACAGGCTGGTATAGGtgggtcgttccacgaaatgAGTTCATTTTTAATGAGTGCCTTtttaatatgaataaagacttgctaaagtgccaaaattctgcatttgacatgtccctccttgcaccctctgtgacttctaggaatATTTTAACGCACTTAACCGCACACTTTATCCAAGTTtttaccatcattgtaaagcaCTAGTTATTTTGTGGCTTTGAcatagtcatttctgaagattataatttatttcatgtgattagcgATTCATTTaagtctgtccctcattttaagatCAACCCTTttatgtgaactgaactctcattttaatatggtgaaactattcatttaaataaatacaaattcaaaAGAAACATTCAACATCTGAAAGTAAAATCATAGTGTGGATAAAAACTGAGTGGGTCATGCATACagtaacacgtcaaccctgttaccctgtTACTCAGAGATATACAGGCTTGAAATGTTTGAACAAATTACATTTtgtttgtgaagcttgcattaaATTGCCACTTCCTGGTGCACAGAACAAGCTTCCATTCTCCCTGTCACAGGGGGATTCATTGCTGATTTagaatgaaatcatcaacctTGGCACGGTCAAtcatgttactttatttggcattTAATATAGTAAAGTAATTAAAACATTTTTGAGAtgagaaaacatatttttatgAAGTGAAACATGTTCAAATTCAGTAAAATGATTTCTTATTATAATTTGTGGAATAGTCTTCTTCCTTTATTGGTGGAACAAGTCAGGAAGTGTCATATAATGGTTTGAATACAGGTGTATTTCACACAAAaaaagcatggaggaggggaAACCAGTTATGTTGGTTTGGGCCTGTGGCTACTTATTTGCAtggataccacacacacacacacaaacacacacacacacacacacacacacacacacacacacacacacacacacacacacacacacacacacacacacacacacacacagacacagacacagacacagagtaaTACGCCTTACATTGTGATCCCCCTAGACCTATAGCAAAgtacacaattacattttatg is part of the Oncorhynchus clarkii lewisi isolate Uvic-CL-2024 chromosome 10, UVic_Ocla_1.0, whole genome shotgun sequence genome and encodes:
- the LOC139418707 gene encoding claudin-4-like isoform X1 → MASFALELVGVSLSSWILSVVSCALPMWRVSAFIGANIVTAQVYWEGLWMSCVVQSTGQMQCKVYDSMLALPQDLQAARALSVATIILVVLALLVATIGAKCTNCIEKEGVKAKVVLSAGAAFILASLVQLVPVSWSAHIIILEFYNPIIPSAQKMEIGAAMSMGMEIVGIALGVIGFILGIVVCALPLWKVTAYIGANIITSQTIWEGLWINCVTQSTGQMQCKVYDSLLALPQDLQAARAMTIIAIILGILGVMVSIVGAKCTNCIDDEPSKAKVMIISGIFFILAGILVLIPVSWSASTIIQDFYNPLLINAQKRELGASLYIGWGAAALLLIGGAMLCSSCPPREEKRYKPPGMAYSAPHSGGAAGYVRKDYV